The Bacillus sp. Bos-x628 genome segment AAGACATCTACGGAATTTTATCTAATTTAAATATAAAGTTAAATAAAAAGCTTTCTCATCCTTATTTGGCGAAGCATTTACGAGCGCCACTCATTGATGAAGATAAGCTCCTTCTTTTTCATGCAATGTTTGATGAAGCTCAAATGAATGCAGAGAAAAAAGAAAATTATATTTTAACGGCGATGCTTGTGCAAATTGCCCTTGATACCCATGACGAAGTCACAACTGCTGCAGCAATTAAACAAGACGAATTCAAAAATCGTCAGCTGACCATTTTAGCAGGGGACTATTTTAGTGGTCTCTATTATTCTCTTCTCTCAGACATGAAAGACATTTACATGATCCGCACACTCGCTACCGCAATCAAAGAAATTAATGAACATAAAATTAGACTTTATGATCGGTCAATTCAAGATGCAGCGCAATTTTATAAAAGTGTTGCTACAGTGGAGTCAGCACTGTTCCAAAGAATTTCTGAGCACGTTCAATTAACGCATTGGAACGAGATTGCAAGTCGATTTCTAGTTTATAAACGTTTTATGAAACAAGCAGAAGATGACAAACATTTAAAACTTTTTTTGAACGATCGCTATACGGACGCCTATAAGTGTTTTGAAAACTTTGAGGATAAAGGCTTTGAACAAGCAAAACAGCCAATCAAGAAGTATCTTGTTTCATCTCCGGTCGTTCAAAAAGAGCTATTAACTCGCTTGGATCATATCAAAAATGAACCTGCGTACCATCAGAAAGTGGAAGAAGGGTAAGCTATGCAGCAATCAAAAGAACAGCGAGTACACCGTGTATTTGAAAAAATTTATAAAAACTATGATCAAATGAATTCCGTCATCAGCTTTAAGCAGCATAAAAAATGGCGCGATAAAACAATGAAGCTCATGAATGTTCCAAAAGGAGCAAAAGCACTAGATGTTTGCTGCGGAACAGCTGATTGGACCATTGCGCTTGCAGAAGCTGCAGGAGAGCAAGGCGAGGTCAAAGGGATTGATTTCAGTAAAAATATGCTGAGTGTCGGTGAAACGAAAGTGAAAGCAGGAGGTTATAGTCAAATCGAACTGCTTCACGGCAATGCAATGGAGCTTCCTTTTGAGAATGACTCATTTGATTATGTGACGATCGGTTTTGGTCTTCGAAACGTTCCTGATTACTTAACTGTATTAAAAGAAATGACAAGAGTAGTAAAGCCTGGCGGGATGGTTGTATGTCTAGAGACTTCACAGCCTGAAATGATTGGGTTCAAACAAGGATACTATGTCTATTTCAAATATATAATGCCGCTTTTTGGAAAGCTGTTTGCCAAAAGCTATCAGGAATATTCATGGCTTCAAGAATCAGCAAAAACGTTCCCTGGCATGAAAGAGCTAGCTGCACTTTTTGAAAAAGCAGGTTTGTCTGATGTCTCGTATCATCCATTTACAGGCGGTGTAGCAGCAACACATATCGGAAAGAAGCTTTGAATACACGATATTTAGGTGAAGATAATGAAACTAAAAGCAATGATCTCTTTTTTAAATCATGATATAGATGTAATTGAAAAAGAGCTTGAACAAACAGTTCGCTCTGATTATGCATTATTAAGTGAAGCAGGACTTCATTTGCTGCAAGCGGGCGGAAAACGAATCCGCCCCGTTTTTGTTCTCCTTTCCGGCATGTTTGGCGACTATGATATTAATAAAATTAAGTATGTAGCCGTTGCCCTAGAGCTGATCCATATGGCTTCGCTTGTCCATGATGATGTCATTGATGATGCAGAACTAAGAAGAGGCAAACCCACCATTAAGGCAAAATGGGACAATCGAATTGCCATGTATACAGGGGATTACTTATTCGCAAGATCGCTTGAGTATATGACGAAAATCAATCATCCAATGGCACATGAAATTTTGTCAAAAATGGTCGTCGAACTCTGTCTCGGTGAAATTGAGCAAGTAAAAGACAAATACAACATGGATCAAAACCTTCGTACATATTTAAGACGAATTAAGCGAAAAACAGCTTTACTCATTGCAGGCAGTTGCCAATTAGGTGCTATTGCAGCAGGTACAGATGAAAAAACGCATAAGGCTCTCTACTGGTTTGGGTACTATGTTGGGATGTCTTATCAAATCATTGATGATGTCCTTGACTTCACTTCAACGGAAGAGGAGCTGGGCAAGCCTGTTGGCGGGGACCTTCTACAAGGAAATGTGACACTTCCAGTCCTATATGCTCTGAAAAATCCAACACTAGAAGGTCAATTGAAATTGATTAATAGTGAAACAACAGAAAAGCAACTAAAACCTGTAATTGAAAACCTAAAACAAACAGATGCTATTGATCGTTCTATTCGAGTGAGTGAAATGTATCTGAAAAAAGCATTTGAACAGCTTGAACAGCTTCCACGTGGAC includes the following:
- a CDS encoding heptaprenyl diphosphate synthase component 1, encoding MQDIYGILSNLNIKLNKKLSHPYLAKHLRAPLIDEDKLLLFHAMFDEAQMNAEKKENYILTAMLVQIALDTHDEVTTAAAIKQDEFKNRQLTILAGDYFSGLYYSLLSDMKDIYMIRTLATAIKEINEHKIRLYDRSIQDAAQFYKSVATVESALFQRISEHVQLTHWNEIASRFLVYKRFMKQAEDDKHLKLFLNDRYTDAYKCFENFEDKGFEQAKQPIKKYLVSSPVVQKELLTRLDHIKNEPAYHQKVEEG
- a CDS encoding demethylmenaquinone methyltransferase, which encodes MQQSKEQRVHRVFEKIYKNYDQMNSVISFKQHKKWRDKTMKLMNVPKGAKALDVCCGTADWTIALAEAAGEQGEVKGIDFSKNMLSVGETKVKAGGYSQIELLHGNAMELPFENDSFDYVTIGFGLRNVPDYLTVLKEMTRVVKPGGMVVCLETSQPEMIGFKQGYYVYFKYIMPLFGKLFAKSYQEYSWLQESAKTFPGMKELAALFEKAGLSDVSYHPFTGGVAATHIGKKL
- the hepT gene encoding heptaprenyl diphosphate synthase component II, giving the protein MKLKAMISFLNHDIDVIEKELEQTVRSDYALLSEAGLHLLQAGGKRIRPVFVLLSGMFGDYDINKIKYVAVALELIHMASLVHDDVIDDAELRRGKPTIKAKWDNRIAMYTGDYLFARSLEYMTKINHPMAHEILSKMVVELCLGEIEQVKDKYNMDQNLRTYLRRIKRKTALLIAGSCQLGAIAAGTDEKTHKALYWFGYYVGMSYQIIDDVLDFTSTEEELGKPVGGDLLQGNVTLPVLYALKNPTLEGQLKLINSETTEKQLKPVIENLKQTDAIDRSIRVSEMYLKKAFEQLEQLPRGRAKTSLASIAKYIGKRKF